A window from Thermodesulfobacteriota bacterium encodes these proteins:
- a CDS encoding FAD-dependent oxidoreductase — protein sequence MDKKYGVYICTGCGIGDALDIKELCGVPEEEGLPVQTHPFLCGKEGVELIKKDIEEKGINTLVIAGCSRRVNFDVFRFDGCIVDRVNLREGVVWSHPRSEFPALTEEQKDSEEHFDRVQMMAEDYVKMSMAKVEKIDLPEPSLLETLNRKILVIGGGVTGISAAIDAAKAGYDVTIVEKEAQLGGHARHWRKQLPLTDPYENLLSPIIGDKIKELDNYQNITVKTETVVARIAGQPGEFTVTFKKPGEKIEFDVPYPLPDEMKVDEKGKEYEVDKLHEIYMEYNKGKQDILALDPNGEPFGAVILAAGWRPAEIEGEELAHLGLGQLPDVVTNATFEGIAAKGKIVRPSDGKEAKSVVFVQSPGKGDDDSDFDFGGSVTSLVSLKQAKYVREDFADGKAYIFYQHMRTPGLSENFYKSIQQDEGIFLTKGEVISVSKNGDGMIVEADNTLLGEKIQVKADMVVLAAGMVPVTADDPVVNMAYRQGPAFRDIDLFNGYVDSNFICFPYETQRTGIYSAGCIRRSMTVEESIEDAAGAALKAIQCIESVNRGVSVHPRSGDMTFPDFFFQRCTQCKRCTEECPFGALDDDEKGTPKPNPTRCRRCGTCMGACPERIIGFADYNIDSIGSMVKAVGVPSEDDYDEPPLRILGLVCENDAYPALDIAGLNRLSYSADVRLIPVRCLGSVNVIWIKDALAQGMDGVFLLGCKHGDDYQCHFVKGSELADIRMKKIGDALSSLALEEERVAQFEVAIDDYDILPKMINDFVEMVEDLGPNPFKGF from the coding sequence CTGTGCGGCGTACCGGAAGAAGAAGGGCTTCCTGTCCAAACCCACCCATTTCTTTGCGGCAAAGAAGGGGTTGAACTTATAAAAAAAGATATTGAAGAAAAAGGCATCAACACCCTGGTCATTGCGGGGTGCAGCAGAAGGGTCAACTTCGATGTCTTCCGTTTTGACGGATGTATCGTCGATCGGGTTAACTTGAGAGAAGGGGTGGTATGGTCTCACCCTCGCTCGGAATTCCCGGCGCTGACTGAGGAACAAAAAGACAGCGAAGAGCATTTTGACCGTGTCCAGATGATGGCCGAAGATTATGTGAAAATGTCAATGGCAAAGGTTGAGAAAATAGATTTACCTGAACCGTCTTTGCTGGAAACCTTAAACAGAAAAATACTGGTCATTGGCGGGGGGGTCACCGGAATCTCCGCTGCCATTGATGCGGCAAAAGCAGGATATGATGTCACCATTGTTGAAAAGGAAGCTCAGCTGGGCGGGCATGCCAGACATTGGAGAAAACAACTCCCGCTGACCGATCCTTATGAAAACCTGCTTTCTCCCATAATCGGTGACAAAATAAAAGAGCTTGATAACTACCAAAATATCACGGTTAAAACCGAGACAGTGGTTGCCCGTATCGCCGGACAACCCGGTGAATTTACCGTGACGTTTAAAAAACCCGGTGAAAAAATCGAGTTTGATGTCCCTTATCCTTTACCTGATGAGATGAAAGTGGATGAAAAAGGAAAAGAGTATGAAGTGGATAAACTCCATGAGATTTATATGGAGTATAACAAGGGAAAACAGGATATCCTGGCTCTTGATCCGAACGGCGAACCATTTGGTGCAGTCATACTGGCTGCAGGCTGGCGCCCGGCGGAAATCGAAGGGGAAGAACTCGCTCACCTGGGATTGGGACAACTGCCCGATGTGGTGACCAACGCCACTTTTGAAGGAATTGCGGCAAAAGGGAAGATCGTACGACCGTCTGACGGAAAAGAAGCCAAATCGGTTGTTTTTGTGCAAAGTCCCGGCAAGGGAGACGATGACAGCGACTTTGATTTTGGCGGTTCGGTGACAAGCCTTGTTTCTCTCAAACAGGCCAAGTATGTGAGGGAAGATTTTGCTGACGGAAAAGCTTATATCTTTTACCAGCATATGCGAACACCCGGCCTTTCTGAAAACTTTTACAAGAGTATTCAGCAGGATGAAGGTATCTTTTTAACCAAGGGTGAGGTGATCAGCGTCTCTAAAAACGGAGATGGAATGATCGTAGAAGCCGACAACACCCTTCTGGGAGAAAAGATCCAGGTCAAGGCCGATATGGTGGTACTGGCGGCCGGAATGGTCCCGGTGACTGCAGACGATCCCGTGGTCAACATGGCTTACCGGCAAGGTCCGGCATTCAGGGACATCGATCTTTTTAACGGGTATGTGGATTCAAATTTCATATGCTTTCCCTATGAAACCCAGAGAACAGGAATTTATTCTGCCGGGTGTATCAGGCGAAGCATGACTGTAGAGGAATCCATCGAAGATGCAGCCGGGGCTGCGCTTAAAGCGATTCAATGTATAGAGTCGGTAAACCGAGGTGTTTCAGTTCATCCAAGATCCGGCGATATGACATTTCCTGACTTCTTTTTCCAGAGATGTACCCAGTGTAAGCGTTGTACGGAAGAGTGTCCTTTTGGCGCTCTGGACGACGATGAAAAGGGTACGCCAAAACCGAATCCGACCCGGTGCAGACGCTGCGGCACCTGTATGGGAGCATGCCCTGAACGGATCATAGGGTTTGCCGATTATAATATCGACAGTATCGGCTCCATGGTAAAAGCCGTGGGGGTACCCTCTGAAGACGATTATGATGAGCCCCCCCTTCGTATCCTCGGTCTGGTTTGTGAGAATGACGCCTACCCGGCACTGGACATTGCAGGTCTCAACCGGCTGTCCTATTCTGCCGATGTGCGACTTATTCCGGTCAGATGCCTTGGATCAGTGAATGTGATCTGGATCAAAGATGCGCTTGCCCAGGGCATGGACGGCGTGTTCCTGCTCGGATGTAAGCACGGTGATGATTACCAGTGCCATTTTGTGAAGGGGAGTGAACTCGCAGATATCAGGATGAAAAAGATAGGAGATGCGCTCTCAAGTCTGGCACTGGAAGAGGAACGGGTCGCACAATTTGAGGTGGCAATTGACGATTATGATATACTTCCCAAAATGATTAATGATTTTGTGGAAATGGTTGAAGACCTTGGCCCGAACCCGTTTAAGGGATTCTAG